A genomic window from Peptococcus niger includes:
- a CDS encoding tetratricopeptide repeat protein, with amino-acid sequence MTGFDQEAFYRGLDLQFKTGNAATIEKYLYEQLELAKESGDRAGGIAVNNELGGILRAQGKIDEALRIYQEILSTMIDVGLQDTVHYATALLNTGDVYLANGQYEAAERYFDEAAGLYTRLGLSQAYPMAAVYNNRSVVARERGDYKTACGLLNQALTIIQNIPEAAAEVATTLVNMGQLELMRGELDSAKNYLEDALKRYNALPGERDVHQGQAYQALAQVYYHMGDYPAALAECDRAQSAIARDFGTEGQAYRELEALRSRLSDLIGGAQ; translated from the coding sequence ATGACGGGATTTGATCAGGAGGCGTTTTATCGTGGCTTGGACCTGCAGTTTAAAACCGGAAACGCAGCGACGATAGAAAAATATTTATACGAACAGCTGGAATTGGCTAAAGAATCCGGTGACCGGGCCGGAGGCATTGCCGTCAATAACGAGTTGGGCGGTATATTGCGCGCCCAGGGCAAGATTGATGAAGCCCTGCGGATCTACCAGGAAATTTTATCTACCATGATTGATGTTGGCCTGCAGGATACCGTTCACTATGCAACGGCCCTGCTCAATACAGGAGATGTTTATTTGGCCAATGGGCAGTATGAGGCGGCTGAACGGTATTTTGATGAAGCGGCTGGACTCTATACCCGGTTGGGCTTGTCGCAGGCCTATCCGATGGCAGCTGTTTATAACAATAGAAGTGTTGTTGCCCGAGAACGTGGCGATTATAAGACGGCCTGCGGACTTTTAAACCAAGCCTTGACCATTATTCAAAATATACCGGAGGCTGCTGCTGAAGTGGCCACCACCCTGGTCAATATGGGACAGCTTGAGCTGATGCGCGGTGAATTGGACAGTGCAAAAAATTATTTAGAAGATGCCTTGAAGCGCTACAACGCCTTGCCGGGAGAGCGAGATGTTCATCAAGGCCAGGCCTATCAAGCCCTGGCCCAGGTTTATTATCATATGGGGGACTATCCTGCAGCTCTGGCCGAATGTGACCGTGCCCAATCGGCGATTGCCAGGGACTTTGGGACTGAGGGCCAAGCCTACCGTGAATTGGAGGCTTTGCGCAGCCGTCTGTCAGACCTCATTGGCGGTGCCCAATGA
- the eutM gene encoding ethanolamine utilization microcompartment protein EutM produces MAKYDALGMIETKGLVGSIEAADAMVKAANVTLIGKEHVGGGLVTVMVRGDVGAVKAATDAGAAAAQRVGELLSVHVIPRPHAEVETILPQRANVE; encoded by the coding sequence ATGGCAAAATATGATGCACTTGGAATGATTGAAACCAAAGGGTTAGTCGGCTCTATTGAAGCAGCCGATGCGATGGTCAAAGCGGCAAATGTAACTTTAATCGGCAAAGAGCATGTTGGTGGCGGTCTGGTGACCGTAATGGTTCGCGGTGATGTTGGTGCAGTTAAAGCTGCTACTGATGCAGGCGCAGCTGCTGCACAACGCGTTGGAGAATTGTTATCTGTACATGTTATCCCACGTCCGCACGCAGAAGTTGAAACGATTTTGCCACAACGCGCTAATGTAGAGTAA